In Panicum virgatum strain AP13 chromosome 4N, P.virgatum_v5, whole genome shotgun sequence, a single window of DNA contains:
- the LOC120671014 gene encoding peroxidase P7-like, protein MRMHATLPRSTISRGQCVYAHLKSKLQRPYCFSSLSQQQVAMAARAPTLVQCLLAVSLLSLAAHAQLSPTFYASSCPNLQSIVRAAMTQAVSNERRIGASLLRLFFHDCFVQGCDGSILLDAGGEKTAGPNANSVRGFEVIDTIKTNVEAACPGVVSCADILALAARDGTFLLGGPSWNVPLGRRDSTTASASLANQNLPPPTASLATLVSLFGRQGLSARDMTALSGAHTIGQARCTIFRARIYGDANIDPSFAALRQQTCPRSGCDGNLAPIDAQTPVTFDTAYFTNLLSRRGLFHSDQELFNGGSQDALVRQYSASSSLFNSDFAAAMIKMGNIGAGNAGQIRCNCRVVNS, encoded by the exons ATGCGCATGCATGCAACTCTGCCTCGAAGCACTATAAGTAGGGGCCAGTGTGTGTATGCCCATCTCAAATCCAAGCTGCAGAGACCTTACTGCTTCAGTTCACTGAGCCAGCAGCAGGTTGCCATGGCGGCTCGGGCTCCTACCTTGGTTCAATGCCTGCTCGccgtctccctcctctccttggCCGCCCACGCGCAGCTCTCGCCGACCTTCTACGCGTCCTCCTGCCCCAACCTGCAGAGCATCGTGCGGGCGGCCATGACCCAGGCCGTCAGCAACGAGCGGAGGATCGGCGCCTCCCTGCTCAGGCTCTtcttccacgactgcttcgtGCAA GGATGCGACGGCTCGATTCTTCTCGACGCCGGAGGGGAGAAGACCGCCGGCCCGAACGCGAACTCGGTGCGCGGGTTCGAGGTCATCGACACCATCAAGACGAACGTCGAGGCCGCGTGCCCCGGCGTCGTCTCCTGCGCCGACatcctcgcgctcgccgcgcgcgaCGGCACGTTTCTT CTCGGCGGGCCGAGCTGGAACGTGCCGCTCGGCCGGCGCGActcgacgacggcgagcgcgtCCCTCGCCAACCAGAacctgccgccgccgacggccagCCTCGCCACGCTCGTCTCCCTGTTCGGCCGGCAGGGCCTCTCGGCGCGCGACATGACGGCGCTGTCGGGCGCGCACACCATCGGGCAGGCCCGGTGCACCATCTTCCGCGCCCGCATCTACGGCGACGCCAACATCGACCCCTCCTTCGCGGCGCTCCGGCAGCAGACGTGCCCGCGGTCCGGCTGCGACGGCAACCTGGCGCCCATCGACGCGCAGACCCCGGTGACCTTCGACACGGCCTACTTCACCAACCTGCTGTCGCGGCGGGGCCTGTTCCACTCGGACCAGGAGCTCTTCAACGGCGGGTCGCAGGACGCGCTGGTGCGGCAGTACAGCGCCAGCTCCTCGCTCTTCAACAGCGACTTCGCGGCGGCCATGATAAAGATGGGCAACATTGGGGCCGGCAACGCCGGGCAGATCAGGTGCAACTGCCGGGTCGTCAACAGCTAG